From a region of the Balaenoptera ricei isolate mBalRic1 chromosome 11, mBalRic1.hap2, whole genome shotgun sequence genome:
- the XYLB gene encoding xylulose kinase isoform X1 translates to MAEHAARRCCLGWDFSTQQVKVVAVDAELNVFYEDSVLFDRDLLEFGTQGGVHVHEDGLTVTSPVLMWVQALDIILEKMKASGFDFSQVLALSGAGQQHGSVYWKAGASQVLTSLSPDLLLHEQLQACFSIRDCPVWMDSSTTAQCRQLEATVGGAQALSCLTGSRAYERFTGNQIAKLYQQNPEAYSHTERISLVSSFAASLFLGSHSPIDYSDGSGMNLLRIQDKVWSQACLGACAPHLEEKLGLPVPSCSVVGAISSYFVQRYGFPPGCKVVAFTGDNPASLAGMRLEEGDIAVSLGTSDTLFLWLQEPTPTLEGHIFCNPVDPQHYMALLCFKNGSLMREKIRDELASSSWSEFSKALQSTEMGNSGNLGFYFDVMEITPEIIGRHRFSAENHEVSAFPWDVEIRALIEGQFMAKKIHAEGLGYRVMPKTKILATGGASHNRDILQVLADVFGTPVYVIDTANSACVGSAYRAFHGLAAGTDVPFSEVVKLAPNPRLAAAPTPGASQVYEALLQRYAMLEQRILTQTRGPPE, encoded by the exons ATGGCCGAGCACGCCGCTCGCCGCTGCTGCCTGGGCTGGGACTTCAGCACGCAGCAG GTAAAAGTTGTTGCTGTTGATGCAGAGCTGAATGTCTTCTACGAGGACAGTGTGCTTTTTGACAGAGACCTTCTAGAATTTGG GACTCAGGGTGGAGTTCATGTTCACGAGGATGGGCTGACAGTGACTTCTCCAGTCCTGATGTGGGTCCAG GCTTTGGATATCATCTTGGAGAAGATGAAGGCTTCGGGCTTTGACTTCTCTCAAGTCCTCGCCTTGTCTGGGGCGGGCCAG CAACATGGAAGCGTGTACTGGAAGGCTGGGGCCAGCCAGGTGCTGACAAGCTTGTCACCGGACCTCCTGTTGCATGAGCAGCTGCAG GCCTGTTTCTCCATCCGTGACTGCCCGGTGTGGATGGACTCCAGCACCACAGCCCAGTGCCGCCAGCTGGAGGCCACCGTGGGTGGGGCCCAGGCTCTCAGCTGCCTCACCGGGTCCCGCGCCTATGAG CGATTTACAGGAAACCAAATTGCAAAGCTTTACCAGCAGAACCCCGAGGCCTACTCACACACAGAG AGAATTTCCTTGGTCAGTAGTTTTGCTGCTTCTCTGTTCCTTGGGTCTCACTCTCCTATTGACTACAGTGACG gtTCTGGAATGAATTTGTTGCGGATCCAGGACAAAGTCTGGTCGCAGGCTTGCCTTGGTGCCTGTGCACCTCACTTAGAGGAGAAGCTCGGCCTGCCGGTGCCGTCATGCTCGGTTGTG GGGGCCATTTCTTCCTACTTCGTCCAGCGCTATGGGTTTCCTCCAGGATGCAAAGTGGTGGCCTTCACTGGGGACAACCCAG CGTCGCTGGCAGGCATGAGGCTGGAGGAAGGTGACATTGCG GTCAGCCTGGGCACCAGCGACACCCTATTTCTCTGGCTGCAGGAGCCGACGCCCACCCTGGAAGGCCACATCTTCTGCAACCCGGTTGACCCCCAGCACTACATGGCCCTCCTTTG CTTTAAAAACGGCTCCCTCATGAGAGAGAAGATCCGTGATGAGTTGGCTTCCAGTTCCTGGAGCGAGTTCTCTAAGGCGCTGCAGTCCACAGAGATGGGGAACAGCGGAAACCTGG gtttttattttgatgtaatgGAGATCACCCCTGAAATTATTGGGCGTCATAGGTTTAGTGCAGAAAACCATGAG GTCTCAGCATTCCCCTGGGACGTGGAGATTCGAGCACTGATCGAAGGACAGTTCATGGCCAAGAAGATTCATGCCGAGGGCCTGGGCTATCGAGTCA tgCCTAAGACAAAGATTTTGGCCACTGGAGGAGCATCTCACAACAGAGACATCTTGCAG GTGCTGGCAGATGTGTTTGGCACCCCAGTGTATGTCATAGACACAGCGAACTCAGCCTGTGTGGGCTCTGCTTACCGAGCTTTCCATG GCCTTGCAGCTGGAACAGATGTGCCCTTTTCAGAGGTTGTGAAGTTAGCCCCAAATCCCAGATTAGCTGCTGCCCCAACCCCGGGAGCGTCTCAG GTCTATGAGGCCCTCCTCCAGCGGTATGCCATGCTTGAGCAGAGAATCCTGACCCAGACCCGGGGGCCTCCGGAGTGA
- the XYLB gene encoding xylulose kinase isoform X2, whose translation MAEHAARRCCLGWDFSTQQVKVVAVDAELNVFYEDSVLFDRDLLEFGTQGGVHVHEDGLTVTSPVLMWVQALDIILEKMKASGFDFSQVLALSGAGQQHGSVYWKAGASQVLTSLSPDLLLHEQLQACFSIRDCPVWMDSSTTAQCRQLEATVGGAQALSCLTGSRAYERFTGNQIAKLYQQNPEAYSHTERISLVSSFAASLFLGSHSPIDYSDGSGMNLLRIQDKVWSQACLGACAPHLEEKLGLPVPSCSVVGAISSYFVQRYGFPPGCKVVAFTGDNPASLAGMRLEEGDIAEPTPTLEGHIFCNPVDPQHYMALLCFKNGSLMREKIRDELASSSWSEFSKALQSTEMGNSGNLGFYFDVMEITPEIIGRHRFSAENHEVSAFPWDVEIRALIEGQFMAKKIHAEGLGYRVMPKTKILATGGASHNRDILQVLADVFGTPVYVIDTANSACVGSAYRAFHGLAAGTDVPFSEVVKLAPNPRLAAAPTPGASQVYEALLQRYAMLEQRILTQTRGPPE comes from the exons ATGGCCGAGCACGCCGCTCGCCGCTGCTGCCTGGGCTGGGACTTCAGCACGCAGCAG GTAAAAGTTGTTGCTGTTGATGCAGAGCTGAATGTCTTCTACGAGGACAGTGTGCTTTTTGACAGAGACCTTCTAGAATTTGG GACTCAGGGTGGAGTTCATGTTCACGAGGATGGGCTGACAGTGACTTCTCCAGTCCTGATGTGGGTCCAG GCTTTGGATATCATCTTGGAGAAGATGAAGGCTTCGGGCTTTGACTTCTCTCAAGTCCTCGCCTTGTCTGGGGCGGGCCAG CAACATGGAAGCGTGTACTGGAAGGCTGGGGCCAGCCAGGTGCTGACAAGCTTGTCACCGGACCTCCTGTTGCATGAGCAGCTGCAG GCCTGTTTCTCCATCCGTGACTGCCCGGTGTGGATGGACTCCAGCACCACAGCCCAGTGCCGCCAGCTGGAGGCCACCGTGGGTGGGGCCCAGGCTCTCAGCTGCCTCACCGGGTCCCGCGCCTATGAG CGATTTACAGGAAACCAAATTGCAAAGCTTTACCAGCAGAACCCCGAGGCCTACTCACACACAGAG AGAATTTCCTTGGTCAGTAGTTTTGCTGCTTCTCTGTTCCTTGGGTCTCACTCTCCTATTGACTACAGTGACG gtTCTGGAATGAATTTGTTGCGGATCCAGGACAAAGTCTGGTCGCAGGCTTGCCTTGGTGCCTGTGCACCTCACTTAGAGGAGAAGCTCGGCCTGCCGGTGCCGTCATGCTCGGTTGTG GGGGCCATTTCTTCCTACTTCGTCCAGCGCTATGGGTTTCCTCCAGGATGCAAAGTGGTGGCCTTCACTGGGGACAACCCAG CGTCGCTGGCAGGCATGAGGCTGGAGGAAGGTGACATTGCG GAGCCGACGCCCACCCTGGAAGGCCACATCTTCTGCAACCCGGTTGACCCCCAGCACTACATGGCCCTCCTTTG CTTTAAAAACGGCTCCCTCATGAGAGAGAAGATCCGTGATGAGTTGGCTTCCAGTTCCTGGAGCGAGTTCTCTAAGGCGCTGCAGTCCACAGAGATGGGGAACAGCGGAAACCTGG gtttttattttgatgtaatgGAGATCACCCCTGAAATTATTGGGCGTCATAGGTTTAGTGCAGAAAACCATGAG GTCTCAGCATTCCCCTGGGACGTGGAGATTCGAGCACTGATCGAAGGACAGTTCATGGCCAAGAAGATTCATGCCGAGGGCCTGGGCTATCGAGTCA tgCCTAAGACAAAGATTTTGGCCACTGGAGGAGCATCTCACAACAGAGACATCTTGCAG GTGCTGGCAGATGTGTTTGGCACCCCAGTGTATGTCATAGACACAGCGAACTCAGCCTGTGTGGGCTCTGCTTACCGAGCTTTCCATG GCCTTGCAGCTGGAACAGATGTGCCCTTTTCAGAGGTTGTGAAGTTAGCCCCAAATCCCAGATTAGCTGCTGCCCCAACCCCGGGAGCGTCTCAG GTCTATGAGGCCCTCCTCCAGCGGTATGCCATGCTTGAGCAGAGAATCCTGACCCAGACCCGGGGGCCTCCGGAGTGA
- the XYLB gene encoding xylulose kinase isoform X3 has product MAEHAARRCCLGWDFSTQQVKVVAVDAELNVFYEDSVLFDRDLLEFGTQGGVHVHEDGLTVTSPVLMWVQALDIILEKMKASGFDFSQVLALSGAGQQHGSVYWKAGASQVLTSLSPDLLLHEQLQACFSIRDCPVWMDSSTTAQCRQLEATVGGAQALSCLTGSRAYERFTGNQIAKLYQQNPEAYSHTERISLVSSFAASLFLGSHSPIDYSDGSGMNLLRIQDKVWSQACLGACAPHLEEKLGLPVPSCSVVGAISSYFVQRYGFPPGCKVVAFTGDNPASLAGMRLEEGDIAVSLGTSDTLFLWLQEPTPTLEGHIFCNPVDPQHYMALLCFKNGSLMREKIRDELASSSWSEFSKALQSTEMGNSGNLGFYFDVMEITPEIIGRHRFSAENHECLRQRFWPLEEHLTTETSCRPCSWNRCALFRGCEVSPKSQISCCPNPGSVSGL; this is encoded by the exons ATGGCCGAGCACGCCGCTCGCCGCTGCTGCCTGGGCTGGGACTTCAGCACGCAGCAG GTAAAAGTTGTTGCTGTTGATGCAGAGCTGAATGTCTTCTACGAGGACAGTGTGCTTTTTGACAGAGACCTTCTAGAATTTGG GACTCAGGGTGGAGTTCATGTTCACGAGGATGGGCTGACAGTGACTTCTCCAGTCCTGATGTGGGTCCAG GCTTTGGATATCATCTTGGAGAAGATGAAGGCTTCGGGCTTTGACTTCTCTCAAGTCCTCGCCTTGTCTGGGGCGGGCCAG CAACATGGAAGCGTGTACTGGAAGGCTGGGGCCAGCCAGGTGCTGACAAGCTTGTCACCGGACCTCCTGTTGCATGAGCAGCTGCAG GCCTGTTTCTCCATCCGTGACTGCCCGGTGTGGATGGACTCCAGCACCACAGCCCAGTGCCGCCAGCTGGAGGCCACCGTGGGTGGGGCCCAGGCTCTCAGCTGCCTCACCGGGTCCCGCGCCTATGAG CGATTTACAGGAAACCAAATTGCAAAGCTTTACCAGCAGAACCCCGAGGCCTACTCACACACAGAG AGAATTTCCTTGGTCAGTAGTTTTGCTGCTTCTCTGTTCCTTGGGTCTCACTCTCCTATTGACTACAGTGACG gtTCTGGAATGAATTTGTTGCGGATCCAGGACAAAGTCTGGTCGCAGGCTTGCCTTGGTGCCTGTGCACCTCACTTAGAGGAGAAGCTCGGCCTGCCGGTGCCGTCATGCTCGGTTGTG GGGGCCATTTCTTCCTACTTCGTCCAGCGCTATGGGTTTCCTCCAGGATGCAAAGTGGTGGCCTTCACTGGGGACAACCCAG CGTCGCTGGCAGGCATGAGGCTGGAGGAAGGTGACATTGCG GTCAGCCTGGGCACCAGCGACACCCTATTTCTCTGGCTGCAGGAGCCGACGCCCACCCTGGAAGGCCACATCTTCTGCAACCCGGTTGACCCCCAGCACTACATGGCCCTCCTTTG CTTTAAAAACGGCTCCCTCATGAGAGAGAAGATCCGTGATGAGTTGGCTTCCAGTTCCTGGAGCGAGTTCTCTAAGGCGCTGCAGTCCACAGAGATGGGGAACAGCGGAAACCTGG gtttttattttgatgtaatgGAGATCACCCCTGAAATTATTGGGCGTCATAGGTTTAGTGCAGAAAACCATGAG tgCCTAAGACAAAGATTTTGGCCACTGGAGGAGCATCTCACAACAGAGACATCTTGCAG GCCTTGCAGCTGGAACAGATGTGCCCTTTTCAGAGGTTGTGAAGTTAGCCCCAAATCCCAGATTAGCTGCTGCCCCAACCCCGGGAGCGTCTCAG GTCTATGA
- the XYLB gene encoding xylulose kinase isoform X5 produces MAEHAARRCCLGWDFSTQQVKVVAVDAELNVFYEDSVLFDRDLLEFGTQGGVHVHEDGLTVTSPVLMWVQALDIILEKMKASGFDFSQVLALSGAGQQHGSVYWKAGASQVLTSLSPDLLLHEQLQACFSIRDCPVWMDSSTTAQCRQLEATVGGAQALSCLTGSRAYERFTGNQIAKLYQQNPEAYSHTERISLVSSFAASLFLGSHSPIDYSDGSGMNLLRIQDKVWSQACLGACAPHLEEKLGLPVPSCSVVGAISSYFVQRYGFPPGCKVVAFTGDNPASLAGMRLEEGDIAVSLGTSDTLFLWLQEPTPTLEGHIFCNPVDPQHYMALLCFKNGSLMREKIRDELASSSWSEFSKALQSTEMGNSGNLGFYFDVMEITPEIIGRHRFSAENHECLRQRFWPLEEHLTTETSCRCWQMCLAPQCMS; encoded by the exons ATGGCCGAGCACGCCGCTCGCCGCTGCTGCCTGGGCTGGGACTTCAGCACGCAGCAG GTAAAAGTTGTTGCTGTTGATGCAGAGCTGAATGTCTTCTACGAGGACAGTGTGCTTTTTGACAGAGACCTTCTAGAATTTGG GACTCAGGGTGGAGTTCATGTTCACGAGGATGGGCTGACAGTGACTTCTCCAGTCCTGATGTGGGTCCAG GCTTTGGATATCATCTTGGAGAAGATGAAGGCTTCGGGCTTTGACTTCTCTCAAGTCCTCGCCTTGTCTGGGGCGGGCCAG CAACATGGAAGCGTGTACTGGAAGGCTGGGGCCAGCCAGGTGCTGACAAGCTTGTCACCGGACCTCCTGTTGCATGAGCAGCTGCAG GCCTGTTTCTCCATCCGTGACTGCCCGGTGTGGATGGACTCCAGCACCACAGCCCAGTGCCGCCAGCTGGAGGCCACCGTGGGTGGGGCCCAGGCTCTCAGCTGCCTCACCGGGTCCCGCGCCTATGAG CGATTTACAGGAAACCAAATTGCAAAGCTTTACCAGCAGAACCCCGAGGCCTACTCACACACAGAG AGAATTTCCTTGGTCAGTAGTTTTGCTGCTTCTCTGTTCCTTGGGTCTCACTCTCCTATTGACTACAGTGACG gtTCTGGAATGAATTTGTTGCGGATCCAGGACAAAGTCTGGTCGCAGGCTTGCCTTGGTGCCTGTGCACCTCACTTAGAGGAGAAGCTCGGCCTGCCGGTGCCGTCATGCTCGGTTGTG GGGGCCATTTCTTCCTACTTCGTCCAGCGCTATGGGTTTCCTCCAGGATGCAAAGTGGTGGCCTTCACTGGGGACAACCCAG CGTCGCTGGCAGGCATGAGGCTGGAGGAAGGTGACATTGCG GTCAGCCTGGGCACCAGCGACACCCTATTTCTCTGGCTGCAGGAGCCGACGCCCACCCTGGAAGGCCACATCTTCTGCAACCCGGTTGACCCCCAGCACTACATGGCCCTCCTTTG CTTTAAAAACGGCTCCCTCATGAGAGAGAAGATCCGTGATGAGTTGGCTTCCAGTTCCTGGAGCGAGTTCTCTAAGGCGCTGCAGTCCACAGAGATGGGGAACAGCGGAAACCTGG gtttttattttgatgtaatgGAGATCACCCCTGAAATTATTGGGCGTCATAGGTTTAGTGCAGAAAACCATGAG tgCCTAAGACAAAGATTTTGGCCACTGGAGGAGCATCTCACAACAGAGACATCTTGCAG GTGCTGGCAGATGTGTTTGGCACCCCAGTGTATGTCATAG
- the XYLB gene encoding xylulose kinase isoform X4, whose translation MAEHAARRCCLGWDFSTQQVKVVAVDAELNVFYEDSVLFDRDLLEFGTQGGVHVHEDGLTVTSPVLMWVQALDIILEKMKASGFDFSQVLALSGAGQQHGSVYWKAGASQVLTSLSPDLLLHEQLQACFSIRDCPVWMDSSTTAQCRQLEATVGGAQALSCLTGSRAYERFTGNQIAKLYQQNPEAYSHTERISLVSSFAASLFLGSHSPIDYSDGSGMNLLRIQDKVWSQACLGACAPHLEEKLGLPVPSCSVVGAISSYFVQRYGFPPGCKVVAFTGDNPASLAGMRLEEGDIAVSLGTSDTLFLWLQEPTPTLEGHIFCNPVDPQHYMALLCFKNGSLMREKIRDELASSSWSEFSKALQSTEMGNSGNLGFYFDVMEITPEIIGRHRFSAENHEVSAFPWDVEIRALIEGQFMAKKIHAEGLGYRVTASLPGGCETEMWTCVH comes from the exons ATGGCCGAGCACGCCGCTCGCCGCTGCTGCCTGGGCTGGGACTTCAGCACGCAGCAG GTAAAAGTTGTTGCTGTTGATGCAGAGCTGAATGTCTTCTACGAGGACAGTGTGCTTTTTGACAGAGACCTTCTAGAATTTGG GACTCAGGGTGGAGTTCATGTTCACGAGGATGGGCTGACAGTGACTTCTCCAGTCCTGATGTGGGTCCAG GCTTTGGATATCATCTTGGAGAAGATGAAGGCTTCGGGCTTTGACTTCTCTCAAGTCCTCGCCTTGTCTGGGGCGGGCCAG CAACATGGAAGCGTGTACTGGAAGGCTGGGGCCAGCCAGGTGCTGACAAGCTTGTCACCGGACCTCCTGTTGCATGAGCAGCTGCAG GCCTGTTTCTCCATCCGTGACTGCCCGGTGTGGATGGACTCCAGCACCACAGCCCAGTGCCGCCAGCTGGAGGCCACCGTGGGTGGGGCCCAGGCTCTCAGCTGCCTCACCGGGTCCCGCGCCTATGAG CGATTTACAGGAAACCAAATTGCAAAGCTTTACCAGCAGAACCCCGAGGCCTACTCACACACAGAG AGAATTTCCTTGGTCAGTAGTTTTGCTGCTTCTCTGTTCCTTGGGTCTCACTCTCCTATTGACTACAGTGACG gtTCTGGAATGAATTTGTTGCGGATCCAGGACAAAGTCTGGTCGCAGGCTTGCCTTGGTGCCTGTGCACCTCACTTAGAGGAGAAGCTCGGCCTGCCGGTGCCGTCATGCTCGGTTGTG GGGGCCATTTCTTCCTACTTCGTCCAGCGCTATGGGTTTCCTCCAGGATGCAAAGTGGTGGCCTTCACTGGGGACAACCCAG CGTCGCTGGCAGGCATGAGGCTGGAGGAAGGTGACATTGCG GTCAGCCTGGGCACCAGCGACACCCTATTTCTCTGGCTGCAGGAGCCGACGCCCACCCTGGAAGGCCACATCTTCTGCAACCCGGTTGACCCCCAGCACTACATGGCCCTCCTTTG CTTTAAAAACGGCTCCCTCATGAGAGAGAAGATCCGTGATGAGTTGGCTTCCAGTTCCTGGAGCGAGTTCTCTAAGGCGCTGCAGTCCACAGAGATGGGGAACAGCGGAAACCTGG gtttttattttgatgtaatgGAGATCACCCCTGAAATTATTGGGCGTCATAGGTTTAGTGCAGAAAACCATGAG GTCTCAGCATTCCCCTGGGACGTGGAGATTCGAGCACTGATCGAAGGACAGTTCATGGCCAAGAAGATTCATGCCGAGGGCCTGGGCTATCGAGTCA CAGCTTCACTTCCCGGTGGATGCGAGACAGAGATGTGGACATGTGTTCACTGA
- the XYLB gene encoding xylulose kinase isoform X6, which translates to MRPGDAGKACFSIRDCPVWMDSSTTAQCRQLEATVGGAQALSCLTGSRAYERFTGNQIAKLYQQNPEAYSHTERISLVSSFAASLFLGSHSPIDYSDGSGMNLLRIQDKVWSQACLGACAPHLEEKLGLPVPSCSVVGAISSYFVQRYGFPPGCKVVAFTGDNPASLAGMRLEEGDIAVSLGTSDTLFLWLQEPTPTLEGHIFCNPVDPQHYMALLCFKNGSLMREKIRDELASSSWSEFSKALQSTEMGNSGNLGFYFDVMEITPEIIGRHRFSAENHEVSAFPWDVEIRALIEGQFMAKKIHAEGLGYRVMPKTKILATGGASHNRDILQVLADVFGTPVYVIDTANSACVGSAYRAFHGLAAGTDVPFSEVVKLAPNPRLAAAPTPGASQVYEALLQRYAMLEQRILTQTRGPPE; encoded by the exons ATGCGTCCCGGTGATGCTGGGAAG GCCTGTTTCTCCATCCGTGACTGCCCGGTGTGGATGGACTCCAGCACCACAGCCCAGTGCCGCCAGCTGGAGGCCACCGTGGGTGGGGCCCAGGCTCTCAGCTGCCTCACCGGGTCCCGCGCCTATGAG CGATTTACAGGAAACCAAATTGCAAAGCTTTACCAGCAGAACCCCGAGGCCTACTCACACACAGAG AGAATTTCCTTGGTCAGTAGTTTTGCTGCTTCTCTGTTCCTTGGGTCTCACTCTCCTATTGACTACAGTGACG gtTCTGGAATGAATTTGTTGCGGATCCAGGACAAAGTCTGGTCGCAGGCTTGCCTTGGTGCCTGTGCACCTCACTTAGAGGAGAAGCTCGGCCTGCCGGTGCCGTCATGCTCGGTTGTG GGGGCCATTTCTTCCTACTTCGTCCAGCGCTATGGGTTTCCTCCAGGATGCAAAGTGGTGGCCTTCACTGGGGACAACCCAG CGTCGCTGGCAGGCATGAGGCTGGAGGAAGGTGACATTGCG GTCAGCCTGGGCACCAGCGACACCCTATTTCTCTGGCTGCAGGAGCCGACGCCCACCCTGGAAGGCCACATCTTCTGCAACCCGGTTGACCCCCAGCACTACATGGCCCTCCTTTG CTTTAAAAACGGCTCCCTCATGAGAGAGAAGATCCGTGATGAGTTGGCTTCCAGTTCCTGGAGCGAGTTCTCTAAGGCGCTGCAGTCCACAGAGATGGGGAACAGCGGAAACCTGG gtttttattttgatgtaatgGAGATCACCCCTGAAATTATTGGGCGTCATAGGTTTAGTGCAGAAAACCATGAG GTCTCAGCATTCCCCTGGGACGTGGAGATTCGAGCACTGATCGAAGGACAGTTCATGGCCAAGAAGATTCATGCCGAGGGCCTGGGCTATCGAGTCA tgCCTAAGACAAAGATTTTGGCCACTGGAGGAGCATCTCACAACAGAGACATCTTGCAG GTGCTGGCAGATGTGTTTGGCACCCCAGTGTATGTCATAGACACAGCGAACTCAGCCTGTGTGGGCTCTGCTTACCGAGCTTTCCATG GCCTTGCAGCTGGAACAGATGTGCCCTTTTCAGAGGTTGTGAAGTTAGCCCCAAATCCCAGATTAGCTGCTGCCCCAACCCCGGGAGCGTCTCAG GTCTATGAGGCCCTCCTCCAGCGGTATGCCATGCTTGAGCAGAGAATCCTGACCCAGACCCGGGGGCCTCCGGAGTGA